Proteins encoded in a region of the Canis lupus familiaris isolate Mischka breed German Shepherd chromosome 1, alternate assembly UU_Cfam_GSD_1.0, whole genome shotgun sequence genome:
- the LOC102153759 gene encoding small nuclear ribonucleoprotein E-like, with translation MAYRGQGQKVQKVMVQPINLIFRYLQNRSRIQVWLYEQINMRIEGCIIGFDEYMSLVLDDAKEIHSKTKSRKQLGRIMLKGDNITLLQSVSN, from the coding sequence ATGGCGTACCGTGGCCAGGGCCAGAAAGTGCAGAAGGTGATGGTTCAGCCCATCAACCTCATCTTCAGATACTTGCAAAATAGATCTCGGATTCAGGTGTGGCTTTATGAGCAAATAAACATGCGGATAGAGGGCTGTATCATTGGTTTTGATGAGTACATGAGCCTTGTATTAGACGATGCCAAAGAGATTCATTCTAAaacaaagtcaagaaaacaaCTGGGTCGGATCATGCTAAAAGGAGATAATATTACCCTGCTCCAAAGTGTCTCCAACTAG